TTTGTATTCGACACAATATGTAACCAACTATTATCAGAACGTTTTGTGGGGTGGCATGTCCTTTTCATATACCGTATAACGTCTGTGTACCTGTATGTTAATTTATGTCAAATAAAcaccatattttgtttttcaagcCTTCTAGCTTTTTTATATGCTAGTTTTCTGTATCGCTTCATATTATAGGCTGATTTTTAAGTGGGCAGTTCTGAATGTGCTTGTATGCATTGTTTTattcaaacacagttaaaagtTATCTCGTCAGTGCAATTAATCACACTACAGAGGTCTCTCCGTGGGTCGTAAGCTCAAGAGGACAACGCTCTGAAGTAGCCTGGCCAGATTTTGCTGTGAATTGTGCACGTTCCAAGCAGCTGACACTGCCATGTGTACAGGAACTGAGACACAGCTGGTGCAGTGGGAAGGTTTGCACTTGCTAGGCATGAAATCCCCCCCCCCGTCTCCTTGGAGACCGTACCACCCACCTTGCTTTGTGGCTACATCTGTGACTCAGTTTCTGCACTCGTTATGGATGAAGTGAAGTTGGCCCTCAGTTGGTAACTGGTTTCCCCAAAGCATTGTAATGTTCTTACCAATGTTCTAGTGAACAGACATGTTAAAACACACTAAGATGGGTGCCTGACTGATTTGTTTAATCAAGACATGCTTGATCACATGGGACTTCAAAAGGTTTGCACATGATCATGAGTGCAACGACCACTGTGTTGGGCTCCATAGGTGTAGGCCAGTGGTTTACGAGCGAGTTCATGAACCACCACTCAGTTCATGAGGGGATCTGGCCATGGGTAAGCTCAATAAACAGTAGCAGTTTGCTCCTTTCTCTGGCATGAACAGCATTCACATAAAGTGCAGTGCTTTCCATATTCCACTTACTTTTCCATACTGCACCTTATAAGAATCTCAGAAGTAGCATTCCCTGTGGAGTATGTGCAAACAGCATGAGGCCTAGTAAAGCACCatgtaatgtcttttttttggcaCCTCAATAAGTGGTGCTAGTTAACTATCTTAAATAATGAGTGTCCCATTAATTATGCAGTCAGGTGGAGCTGGACCAATCCTAGTGAGGGTaataagagaaagaaggaaggggTGTAGttgtataaaaataatgtagGTGACAGGCACTTTAAGGTCAGTAAGTTTTATATGGATTTCAGATTTTCTAATTTAGCAGAGCTTTTATCATCCATGGCTAAGATAATGTTTTTGCTGAGGGTTAGCTATGCTTtaattgtaacattttaagGTTTTCCTGTTGTTGggttctttttcttgtttgcaTTATAATCAAATCCAGGCATTTCCATTTGCATATTGTGCAAAACTATTGTTCCACTTGAAGGGCAGCTGTTCGGCAGGTAGTGCCTGGCAGATTTAGTAAATGAGTGAGGAAACGTGGCTGACTGGGCATGGTACCCAGAAGTGATTCTGACCAAGGTTTGACTGAACTTGAGCTTCTCTCTTAAGCTGCGCATGCATATTTTATTTCCTCGCTCCATATCCAGCATTTGCTTGCAATGTGGGTTTCCCTGGAGACTGCTGGGATTGAGTATTGTACTTTGCAATTCAAAGGCAAGAAAGTGAGACATGTCTGCAGGTCTTGTGCAATATTGCTGCTTTTGATGACTCCTGCATATCACTTTTGTTGCTTAAAGTGTTTGCATTTAACCCACTGGAAGGCACtacattttcttcttcattcctGGCAGTGGGAGTGTTGAACATAAATGGGTTGCAAGGGGCAGGCTCTTTGGGGATCTTGCAACAAATCGCAGGCTGTGGCCCATCATGGATATGGGAACAGAGTTTTGACACTATATTTAGTCTATGACTGATACTAGCTCCACAGATCCCTTAATTGGACATCTTGTGACATTTTTGTCTTGCGCACAGTCCTCCCTAGCACTGCCCCTCCCATACCAGACTTTCTGCTTGTGTTTTCAGTGGGAGTGCTTTCAAAGGGAGTCCTTTTCCACAGCTTTTCTCTTGAACACCTCCTAACAGCAGAAGTGTTTGAGCCACCAGGCAAGTGTCCCGTGGGTGATTGGTGTGCCGTCAGTTTTTGGTGGGAACCAAATCTGAAGAAATGAGAGGGAGGACAACAGACAGGATTCAGTCTCACCGCTTGACTGAGTTGTTTACTGATTGAGCGTCCGTAATTTCTCACTCTACACAGGCCCATTTTCCCAAAAGTGTGTGTTACACATATATAGGCAGTAAAATAAATTGTCTTATCCTGGCTTACCTTGTGTGCCATGATGTTTTAGGGAAGAGATGCAGTTAAAGCCTGCAGTCGCACATGAAACTCTGCGTCTGGTGTGGAATAGGGTAGGAACTCATGCtctgggtggggtgggagacTGCAGGATCAGGCCAAGCATGTAGAACGTTTCCCACTGCGCTCGAACGGGCCTGGTGCTTATCTTAGTTAAACCAGTGACGTTTTCCATGGTGTTCTAGAGGTAGGCATAGGTGGTGCTGAGTCTTACCAAGGACCCTTAGTGGTATCCAATGGAACATTTGCCCACACAGGAGACTAAAGCCTAATCCCCCATGGGAGAGGCAGTGTTGTTCCCCAATCAGCCAACACCTTATCATAATCCTTTCCAGAACAATCTTCCATACATGTATTCAAAAACCTTTAACCAACACTCTCACTAGAAACCGAGTTTATTTCCAACCCTAATCTTGCATGTGTAAGACATGGAGGGCAGTACATTTCTTAAAAAGCAAAGCTGCTGCACACTAGTGCAAAGCAGAGGCATTCAAACTACACAGTGTTCTTGAGAGAGGTAAGGGAATGCGGTGGCACCATGTACCTGAACACGATACAACCGACATTACTGAACCTGCTGTGGTTAACAGCACAAGGCATAAACAACTTAAAGCCAAGAATGTTAGGGCATCCTCAGGAGCTCAGTCTTGTACACACAACTTGTGCACCACTTCAGAAATGCCACAAAACCAGCATGACCTACCCCTCTGGGGAGTATATCTTAATAAGGTGCTGCAGCTCAGACGGGTAGCCTGTTAAGGGACACCTGTGGTTGGCCTTGACGTACGTATAAATGCACCGGTAACAGAACACATAGCCTGATGTGGCCAATGCTGTGTCGTTGGCACGCACTTTCCTACAAAATGGGCAGATTTTGCTGCATGCTGGTGACGTGACCCGGTCCTCCAAGTgaaggggtggagggggtgtggggaggGAGGTGAGCGACCTGACGGTGCTCTGGTTGTCTGCGGAGTACCACCACTCAAGAAACTGCAGGAAGAAGACCCCCAGAGAAAGGCCAGTAGAGAGGGACACTTCCACCCCGCCCATCACCGTGGACAAGACCTGCCAGACCTTCTCCCCAATGCTGACAGGGGAAGAACAGCAGCATTTAAAGCTTTTTAGGCATTGGGACAGCTTGTGTGGTTtgtaatcaataataataaatgtaaagtggAATTTATTGCATCAGTGCTGCAGGCTACAGTGCTGAAATGACCCAAAGAAAGATTCTCACCTCTGACTGGGGTTAAGAGCAGGGCCTGATAGTTTGAGGTCCAAGTTGCGAACGTCGTGAGCTGTGAGATAGGACAGTTTAACGTCCGCCAGCCACAGCAGGGGTGAATGCGTCCGTGTCTTgccaaaaatatacaaaagctGATGGCAAAAGGTGCAGCCCTCCCATGCCATACACGCATAAGGATAAGCTGCTAAAAAGGCCCTGTACATCTTCTGGGCAAGGGACTGGGGCAGTCGTATCGAGAAGTCGTCCTCGTCCCTCTGGCGAGCAAAGACCTTCTCCAGTTTGGCACGCAGGTACGGGAGAAGCGCTAGGAGAAGCAGAGAGCGCAAATGCTGCTTGCGAGGAAGGCCACGGCAGGCCGGTCGCGCGCTATCCGTCACCACGCGCTTCAGACCGTAGAAGTTCTCGGAAAAGGACGCGCTGGTGCGCGACAGGAAGTGatgctgcagcagcaggtccagggtggCATAGATCTCGTCAAATGTCCTCCAAAGGATTCCGTAACGAGCAGGGTTGGATTCAGCTAGGATCTGTGGATACATGATAACAGTTCATCATTGCCTTAAAATTAAAGAATTGAAGAAATTTTGTTTCGGCAATGGAGTGATCCTCATTGACAATATTTTGCtgaaattacaaataataaaagtaGACATCAGCTACTTAAAATCATAGCGCATTATAGTTAGGTATAGGCGTTAATATTGTGATTGGAAGGGTTTGCAGACTTACTTTGACGGCGTGCTGCAATGCAGGTTTGACAGCACTCATCAAAGAATCCTGAGCTAAAACTTCAAAAATAGAAGGTCTGTCATCTGCTGCTGCGGCTGTCAAATGTGCTCCTCGTTCTGCCATTATGTTGGATTTAAATAACTAACTATGCCAACTAACTGACAAGCGCACGTTCagttaaaatacaaaaaactatGAGCTAATAAGTGCAAACTACTGGCTTTTATCATCCTGCACATTACGTCTGTATGAAAACATAATTATCGTTAGCTACATTTCTCAACTTTCCTTGCCGTTAACCTACCAGTCTTTTCCGGTGCAACTACATAATCACTCCGTACTTCAACTTTCCCGCTTTTCCGTTCCGCTCTTGATTAGATTTTCCGGGAGAGCTCCGTCTTCCCCGCCGTCCACAGCTGTGTCAGAGAAAACGGGCAACAGGATCAATTTACTCAAGCCGCTGGAAACAGCTTAGTTTACTACACCTTAATTCCGGCTGTGTGTTTCCATATCCGAAGTGGGGCGCTTCATCGTTTTTGGTTTGTGTACGTAGCTAACAGGGGATGAGAGGATAAACTAACGTTATTTTTCATCGTTAATTATTCCTACCGAGAGcggctagctggttagctagttagcttccTGTTAGCTTTGCTCGCTAGCTCAAACTAGCGTTGGTCACACCCATGTAATAAGCATCGCTGtcgaaagagaaaaataaacgcATATGCTATAGTTTAGTATATGCATGGGGTTAAGTGAAATGTAGTGATCTTTTTTGAATGGTAATCGGTTTAGACTTCAAGATTGGATGGTTTGCTTGGTAGCTAAGGTTACCCGGCCTGCTGTATGTTTTGGATGTGCAGGTTAACGTTagctaatctaatctaatctaacctAACTGTATGGGCAGACAAGCCGTAGTTGGCTACATAAATAACTACTTACGCATTCATTTTAGATAAGGTCATTGTTCCATGTGAAAAGCAGCTTTTTAAAGAGTTTAGTTTTATTACAGTAGCTAAGTAGCTGCATAACCAGGATGGTTCGAGTGCTTTTGGATACAAGCAGTTCTTTGACAGTTTTGATTTTGTCATATTATACATGTAAATACTTATCCAATAAGAATAAGACCACGAAGCGAATTGCATTATATTTGCCCATAGCCATATATGTTACTGAAAAATTCATTTATGTGTGCTATTTTTGCAGTGGACTTGAAGACCAACCAGAATGACCGACTCAAAGTATTTCACCACCAACAAAAAAGGTAGCGCAATAACTTAGAAACCCTTCACAGATGTACATCTGAGCCAAAACTACTGTCTAGTCATAAGTCCCAGTACAGGGTTGCTGCTAATCATGACGCACAGCCTACGCATTTTTTGCTTTAGGCCTGTGACATTTCTGGCTTAGCACCCATACACCTGTCACTTATTCTAGGGGAAATATTTGAGCTGAAAGCTGAGCTGAACaatgagaagaaggagaagaggaaggaagcgGTGAAAAAAGTCATTGCTGCCATGACTGTAGGCAAGGATGTCAGGTATGATTTATTTATAGGGCTGTGCTTTTATTGTAATGCAAAGCAGGGGTCAAGTCCAAGCTCTAGGTTCTGTCAACCATTTACAAGTTGCAGAGTTATTGGTCCAGGTGAAGGTGGATGGTCAGGTGACCTAAAGCAGAGTTGGCCTCATTTTGCATTGTAAAATCCCTTCCATTCTTCTGCCTGCATTACTGTGGAGATGTAAGCAGTTGCATATTTCTgctgtggtggtgctggtgatGACACAGACTGCCTCAATCTGTGTTCTCTCTAGCTCCCTGTTCCCAGATGTGGTGAACTGCATGCAGACTGATAACCTAGAACTGAAGAAGCTAGTCTACCTGTACCTGATGAACTATGCCAAGAGTCAGCCAGACATGGCCATCATGGCTGTGAACAGTTTTGTCAAGGCAAGCAATTCTACTTTTTATCAgagaagaaataataaaatgtgtttattattactactattattatttgtcATTCTCTCTGGATATAACTATctaaaatgttgtaaatgtacaaaaatatgaagaaatgcaaaaatttgtttattttgaggtCAGAAGATTTCTTTAaggcttttgcttttttgtgtgtttcttagaAGCCATGCACAATGAGAATATTGGATGAGCTTTATAACACTTGTTTGTAGTCTTACTACAAATACTgtataatattaaaaattaataatatagTGTTAATAATTCTAGTAATAGtgttaaataatatattgtggTCCttattatacttttttttggCAGCTTTGTGAGAAATCCCAAGACCCCAAGTCCCACATTCATCTTGTTTGACATACAGAGCAGTACACAGTGCCAAAACCATTAGTGCATGCTTTTAGCACTGCTTTGCGTAGGACGTGGACCCATGCTGTGTAGGGACTCTACCCATCTCTTGTTCACCCACTTTACCCAAGCCCTTTCTTTCTGACCTGCCCCTCAGGACTGCGAGGACCCGAACCCGCTCATCCGGGCCCTGGCTGTGCGCACCATGGGCTGCATCCGCGTGGACAAGATCACTGAATACCTGTGTGAGCCCCTGCGGAAGTGCCTGAAGGACGAGGACCCCTATGTGAGGAAGACGGCCGCTGTGTGCGTGGCCAAGCTGCATGACATCAACGCCCAGATGGTGGAGGaccagggcttcctggactcCCTCCGGGACCTCATCGCCGACTCCAACCCCATGGTGCTGCTCCTTCGCTAGGAGGGTGGGAAGGGACTTGAGCAGGAGTCTAGTCTGTCGTCTGTCAGGATGATGGCAACTACATTTCTTGTAGTTCTTTGCTAAGAAACACAGCATTAAATGACACATAtccaacttctctctctctctctctctctgccttcagGTTGTGGCTAACGCAGTGGCAGCCCTGTCTGAAATCAGCGAGTCTCACCCCAACAGCAATCTGCTGGACCTGAACCCCCAGAACATTAACAAGCTGCTGACGGCGCTGAACGAGTGCACCGAGTGGGGCCAGATCTTCATCTTGGACTGCTTGTCCAACTACAACCCCAAAGACGAACGTGAAGCCCAGAGGTGAGGCACTAAAGACAAACTTGGGCCTGGTCAGGACATTCTTATCTTCTTCCTTCATTAGCCATTTCTTAGGGAAATGGGGAAGACAACCTCCTCAACTAAATAGATGGACTTTGTGGTAGTGGCGTTTCCCCAAAATGCTCCTACCACCTGTTGGACAAAAGCATTTCTATGAGAAAAGTTTATGGCGATAGTATAGTCAAGATCGTTGGAGCAGTTGCTTGCATGGCGTGGATTAAACCTGCCTGGTCTGTTCCCTGTTCCTTGGAGAAGAGTAGCCATGTGCTTTCTGAGTAGACTCACAGTTTAATAGGTTGTTGAAGCATTGGACtgaacaaaatatttgtgatgtGTTAAAATGCAGCACCTTTTTAGATTGTGTTTTGTTGCAGAGCTGGTTTCTTTAAAACCCCAACTTGGCCTAGCTGGTTCATTGTGTGTGACATTGTgcaatgtattttatatatattttttctctataaTGAAAGACTGAAACAAGATGAATAATATTTACCCAAGTATGATTAAATTTACCTGCCACTCCCTGCGGCATAGTGCAGGATGTCTCATGCATCACACCATGCTGAGCGTTAGACACCCCCGATCGTGAATCCCAGGCCAGGTGGGCTTACACCAAGTCTGggctctctttctccaccccaCTCTGCAGCATCTGCGAACGTGTGACGCCACGCCTCTCGCATGCCAACTCCGCCGTGGTGCTCTCGGCCGTCAAGGTCCTGATGAAGTTCCTGGAGCTGCTGCCCAAGGAGGCGGACTACTATGGGACACTGCTGAAGAAGCTGTCACCGCCGCTGGTTACGCTGCTCTCCGGGGAGCCTGAAGTCCAGTACGTGGCCCTCAGGAACATCAACCTCATCGTACAGAAGAGGCGAGTGCTGCGACTCTACGGCAATGCGAGGGTCACAGTTTTGCCTGTGATTCTTTGTGGATTTGTAGTTGTTATGGCTGTGCTGTATGTCATGTATTTAAAGGGTTGTcagtattttgttttattattcacttATATTGTTTGATGCCTTCATACTTTAAAAATGGTGAGATTCAAACATCTCATGTAGCTCTTATTGAAAGTATGGATGGTTGGACAATAGtaaccacaaggtggcagcatTGCTCTACAGCACCTATTTGTTCTAAGTGccacttttaaaacaaatgctTACAACTAAATCTTGTAAGGCCACTACACCACATACAGTATTTTCCCTGCCCTTACAAATGCTACAGATGATTTGGGCTTGCTAAAGTAGAACAATCTGCTGGTGTCACTCTtcttgcataaaaaaaaaacaggtgctGAAATGGTGACACTTTGCAGGTCTCGAAAAccttgtaaatgtgtgtttgtcaccCTGATCCCCTGCCAGGCCTGAGATCCTGAAGCAGGAGATCAAGGTGTTCTTCGTCAAGTACAACGATCCCATCTACGTCAAACTGGAGAAGTTGGACATCATGATCCGACTGGCCTCCCAGGCCAACATAGCGCAGGtaccaccagcagcagcagtacaaCACCTGACGTCTGCACTCACTAGTAAGCGCATCCTTTAAGACTGAATCAGAGATGAGCTGATTGGTTGGCAGCATTCTTTAGGAGTGAACCAGAGATGGGGTGATTTGGTGGACAGTTGAGTCAGTCAAAGTTGGTTTGTTTATAAAGTTGGTGATTTATAGCATCAGCCACCTTCAATTGGAAGTGACCAATCATGCAATCTGCATCAGCATATCTTAAAAATGACACCAATCATGATCTTGTGAGGAAACGTCACACCAATTCCTCGACATGGCCACTATGTGCATGGTAGCTGCAATAAGGGAACAACAGGTTGTGAATTTGTTCTTGGCTTTAGTACTTTTTTGTTGTGGGACCACAGCTTGCAGGAGGCAGCCTAACCTTTGCCGCTGATCGCTACGTTCAGACGGGAACCGTCCTTGCAGCATCACCATGCGTGCTACAGTCTGTTTACTGGCTCGTGGAGAGCCTATGTGTTAGCACAGGCATGCTCAAACAAGCCCGCCGAAGTCCAGAGAGGACACACAGCTCTCTCCGCTGGCACGTCTGAGAAACCGTAAACGGTGTCTTTGTTCTGGTGAAGCCCTGTGTCTTTCTGCTGGGGATTGATCAGAGCCCAGAAATTgctgaagcgtgtgtgt
This is a stretch of genomic DNA from Electrophorus electricus isolate fEleEle1 chromosome 6, fEleEle1.pri, whole genome shotgun sequence. It encodes these proteins:
- the pex12 gene encoding peroxisome assembly protein 12, yielding MAERGAHLTAAAADDRPSIFEVLAQDSLMSAVKPALQHAVKILAESNPARYGILWRTFDEIYATLDLLLQHHFLSRTSASFSENFYGLKRVVTDSARPACRGLPRKQHLRSLLLLALLPYLRAKLEKVFARQRDEDDFSIRLPQSLAQKMYRAFLAAYPYACMAWEGCTFCHQLLYIFGKTRTHSPLLWLADVKLSYLTAHDVRNLDLKLSGPALNPSQSIGEKVWQVLSTVMGGVEVSLSTGLSLGVFFLQFLEWWYSADNQSTVRSLTSLPTPPPPLHLEDRVTSPACSKICPFCRKVRANDTALATSGYVFCYRCIYTYVKANHRCPLTGYPSELQHLIKIYSPEG